The genomic region AGAATATGGAAAGGATAAGAAAGTCTCTTTCAGGAAAACCAATTGAGATTAAATTTCTTGTAAGAGAAGGAGACCCAGCTGAAAAAATACTTGAGACAGCTCATAAAATGAAGGTTGACCTGATTGTTACAGGCTCTCATGGAAAACACGGAACAAAAAAATTTCTTATTGGAAGCGTATCTGCCAAAGTTGTTGAATATTCTAAGTGTCCTGTTCTTGTTGTAAAGTAGCAGAAGGGAAAAATATTTTTACTGTTGTCCCGGCATGGGGAGAGCTTTTTACTTCAATAAAGCCATTATGTTTTTGAACTATATTTTTTACAATTGACAGTCCCAGCCCAAATTTTCTTGGATCTTGAGTAAACAGAGGTTCAAAGCATTTTTCCAGTGTTTCTTTATCCATACCATGTCCTGTATCAGAAACTGTAAGAACGATATTTTCTTTTAAGTCAGTTCTGATTTTTTCAGTAGAGATTGAAATAACTCCATGCTCAGGCATAGCGTTTCTTGCATTTTGAACAAGCTCAACCAGAACTTCTCTCAGCTGTTGAGGGTCTCCTTTAATTAAAGGGCTTTCCTTAGATAAAGAAATCTCCAGATTTATTTTTTCACCTGCTATATTTTTGAGCACCTCTTTAGTGGAAATAACAAGAGAATTCAGATCAAAAACTTTTGCCAAAGAAGGGGTTTTTCTCAGGGCAAGCAAAGCTTGAATCAATTTAGCACCTTTTTCAACAGATTCAATTAATTTTTCAATGTATAGAGAATAATTTTTCTCCGTAACTCTGTCTTTCAGTAACTGGGCAAATCCATAGATACCATTAAATATATTATTAAACTGATGTGTGAGATTATCCAGAACCTCATAAATTCCTTCAAGTTTTATAGCTTCCTTAAATTTTTCATCAATTATTTTCTTCTCCGTTACTTCTCTCCCTATTTCAAAGACAGCCTTTATTTCTCCGTTCTCCTTGAGAGGAATTCCCGTTAAAATATAGTGCCTTCCTTCATCTGATATTCTTTCAGCGGTTTCAGTACTGCCAGTTTTCAAGGCTTTCACACATGGACAGCCTTCACAGGGAGTGCTTCTTTTATGCCACAGACTATAACATTTTTTACCTTTAACATCCTCAGGAGTCATGCCTAATCTTTCAGCATAGACTTTGTTACAC from Thermodesulfovibrio sp. 3907-1M harbors:
- a CDS encoding universal stress protein, with amino-acid sequence MQRILVAHDGSKASDKALRKALEIALSMNSSLTVLAVVPELYLTELSDADRQRITEVLKRETEENMERIRKSLSGKPIEIKFLVREGDPAEKILETAHKMKVDLIVTGSHGKHGTKKFLIGSVSAKVVEYSKCPVLVVK
- a CDS encoding ATP-binding protein; amino-acid sequence: MKSLQFKLTEESLFSIFENIEHNMSIMDKELNVLWCNKVYAERLGMTPEDVKGKKCYSLWHKRSTPCEGCPCVKALKTGSTETAERISDEGRHYILTGIPLKENGEIKAVFEIGREVTEKKIIDEKFKEAIKLEGIYEVLDNLTHQFNNIFNGIYGFAQLLKDRVTEKNYSLYIEKLIESVEKGAKLIQALLALRKTPSLAKVFDLNSLVISTKEVLKNIAGEKINLEISLSKESPLIKGDPQQLREVLVELVQNARNAMPEHGVISISTEKIRTDLKENIVLTVSDTGHGMDKETLEKCFEPLFTQDPRKFGLGLSIVKNIVQKHNGFIEVKSSPHAGTTVKIFFPSATLQQEQDT